Proteins encoded together in one Orrella marina window:
- a CDS encoding M48 family metallopeptidase, with protein sequence MSRQLSLDFDSLELTPSGATRNSQIGIDLRTVHLQGVALQYQLVRSRRRSIGLTVGENGLRVAAPSWVGMAQIESAIVTKFDWIVGKLSETAIRKEKMATAERNWQFGGRIPYMGLAIELCDGSRHSSGRRDQYWFEGDPLMPAEADRLWLRLPAQAQPQQIREMAQGWLQAQARHWFGLRLAAFEAQCGLKPTSWRLSNASGRWGSCNSQGRIGLNWRLIHFEKPVIDYVIAHELAHLKELNHSAAFWQTLKAIYPDYIRGHTLLKAHVPGQLPEL encoded by the coding sequence ATGAGCCGGCAGCTGTCACTGGACTTCGATTCGCTTGAACTGACGCCATCCGGTGCGACACGCAACAGCCAGATTGGCATCGACCTGCGCACGGTCCATCTTCAGGGTGTAGCCCTTCAGTATCAGCTTGTGAGATCCCGGCGGCGCTCGATCGGACTGACAGTCGGCGAGAATGGCCTTCGTGTGGCAGCACCTTCCTGGGTCGGCATGGCCCAGATCGAATCAGCGATCGTGACCAAGTTTGACTGGATTGTGGGAAAACTGAGCGAGACCGCGATTCGAAAAGAAAAGATGGCTACCGCTGAACGGAACTGGCAGTTTGGTGGCAGGATTCCTTACATGGGACTAGCCATTGAGCTATGCGATGGTTCTCGCCATTCGTCTGGACGCAGAGACCAGTACTGGTTCGAAGGCGACCCCCTGATGCCCGCCGAAGCAGACAGGTTGTGGCTACGCTTACCCGCTCAGGCCCAGCCTCAGCAGATTCGAGAGATGGCACAGGGCTGGTTGCAGGCCCAGGCCAGACATTGGTTTGGACTGCGTCTGGCAGCCTTCGAAGCCCAGTGCGGACTCAAGCCGACCAGTTGGCGGCTGTCCAACGCAAGTGGACGCTGGGGCTCCTGCAACAGTCAGGGCAGAATCGGACTGAACTGGCGGTTGATTCACTTCGAGAAGCCGGTCATTGACTACGTTATTGCCCATGAACTGGCACACCTGAAGGAACTCAACCACAGCGCCGCATTCTGGCAGACACTCAAAGCAATCTATCCTGATTACATACGGGGACACACGCTTTTGAAGGCGCATGTTCCCGGACAACTCCCTGAACTTTGA
- a CDS encoding glycerate kinase: MKIIIAPDSFKESLDAASVASAIAKGIRKVLPHADIIERPMADGGEGTLDALMRGTSGQTRSAHVLDALGRPCTANWGWIEPDTAFIEMASAAGLEQICPHKRAVMQSDTTGVGMLICKALDQGARTIVLTAGGSATNDCGAGMLKALGLGLRDASGDELSGAPHDLARLASLDTSSLDSRIPTVRWIVATDVDNPLCGERGASSIFGPQKGATPEQVRNLDETLAHFADLTSEIKGEDKREVPGAGAGGGIGYGAIAWLGATVRPGAELVAELVQLDHLIAGADLVITGEGRLDGQTLYGKAPMQVIRTAYRHGVPVIGIAGSLGTGYEAMYEHGLGAAFSLAPGPMSLQQACSDAANLLQNRTRDIMRTMLLGARVGPDRWPTE; encoded by the coding sequence ATGAAAATAATCATTGCACCTGACTCGTTTAAAGAAAGCCTGGATGCTGCGAGCGTGGCCAGTGCCATCGCCAAAGGCATCCGGAAGGTTCTACCGCATGCTGACATCATTGAACGGCCCATGGCTGACGGTGGTGAGGGGACACTGGATGCACTGATGCGAGGAACTTCTGGACAGACCCGCTCAGCCCATGTCCTCGACGCACTGGGTAGACCGTGCACTGCAAACTGGGGATGGATCGAGCCTGACACGGCTTTCATCGAGATGGCCAGTGCCGCAGGACTCGAGCAGATCTGTCCCCACAAGCGCGCGGTCATGCAGTCAGACACGACCGGGGTTGGTATGCTGATCTGCAAGGCCCTTGACCAGGGAGCCAGGACAATCGTACTGACGGCGGGCGGCTCTGCAACAAACGACTGTGGTGCAGGCATGCTCAAGGCACTGGGACTCGGATTGAGAGATGCTTCAGGTGACGAGTTGTCAGGCGCCCCGCACGATCTCGCCCGACTGGCGAGTCTGGACACTTCGTCACTCGATTCTCGCATTCCGACTGTACGCTGGATCGTTGCGACCGATGTGGACAACCCCTTGTGCGGTGAGCGTGGTGCCAGTTCAATATTTGGTCCTCAGAAAGGGGCGACGCCCGAACAAGTCAGAAACCTGGACGAAACGCTCGCACATTTCGCTGATCTGACGAGCGAGATCAAGGGTGAAGACAAACGGGAGGTGCCAGGCGCGGGTGCCGGAGGCGGTATCGGATACGGTGCGATCGCCTGGCTCGGTGCGACGGTGAGGCCAGGTGCTGAACTCGTGGCAGAACTCGTACAGCTTGATCACCTGATTGCTGGCGCAGATCTGGTGATTACCGGAGAAGGTCGACTGGACGGACAAACACTTTACGGTAAAGCCCCAATGCAAGTGATTCGCACGGCCTATCGCCATGGTGTACCAGTGATCGGGATCGCAGGTTCACTGGGAACAGGATATGAAGCAATGTACGAGCACGGACTGGGAGCAGCATTCAGTCTGGCACCCGGTCCCATGAGTCTGCAACAAGCCTGCTCAGACGCGGCAAACCTGCTTCAGAACAGGACCCGTGACATCATGCGCACGATGCTTCTGGGCGCACGTGTCGGGCCAGATCGTTGGCCAACCGAATAA
- a CDS encoding peptidylprolyl isomerase: MIPLILGAAVVASAHGQGLRSAAPQGQRATTPVDGIAAVVNKDVITVKEVENQVAKIESELRAQRIAPPAREKLERQALETLITEKVIEQEAKQMGIEIRDRDIDEAIASVARRNNATVAQVQAQIRAMGLNWNEYRQSMAQQLLFDRMRIALAEQTIRVTDSEVDAFLKEQAARKASGLEPPPPPPPKPVPRPKPQPAPPLVLQLSQIFLSVPENAGPEKVTEVRKRIDDVRARLRKGESFEDLAIQFSEGPEAVRGGELGVRPASGWPELFVQNARSLQPGQISRVFQSPAGFHILKVIRRAGGQAPKPPPPPPPPEPRRAELPDGPVMVDQTKASHILIKTSPAMSDDAARQRLENARSRIVQGGESFADVARVVSEDASAPQGGELGWVNPGETVPSFEEAMNKLSPGEISEPIKSPFGWHIILVEERRTQDMADQARRNYARQMLFERRAGAHFDAWLQQMRNQAYIDNRLFRQ; the protein is encoded by the coding sequence TTGATACCACTGATTCTTGGAGCGGCGGTTGTCGCCAGTGCTCATGGACAAGGCTTGCGTTCGGCCGCACCGCAAGGACAGCGTGCGACAACGCCAGTTGATGGCATTGCTGCGGTGGTCAACAAAGACGTCATCACCGTCAAGGAAGTCGAGAATCAGGTGGCCAAGATCGAGTCCGAGTTGCGTGCGCAGCGGATTGCGCCCCCAGCGCGAGAGAAGCTCGAGCGGCAGGCGCTCGAGACGCTCATCACCGAGAAAGTGATCGAGCAGGAAGCGAAACAGATGGGTATCGAGATACGGGACCGGGATATTGATGAAGCCATTGCATCTGTGGCGCGTCGCAACAACGCGACGGTTGCCCAGGTGCAGGCGCAGATTCGTGCGATGGGGCTGAACTGGAATGAGTATCGCCAGAGCATGGCTCAGCAGCTTCTGTTTGATCGCATGCGCATCGCGCTGGCCGAGCAGACCATCCGGGTGACGGATTCCGAGGTGGATGCATTCCTCAAAGAGCAGGCCGCGCGCAAGGCGAGTGGTCTGGAACCTCCACCTCCACCGCCACCCAAGCCCGTACCCCGCCCAAAACCGCAGCCCGCACCACCGCTGGTGCTACAGTTGTCGCAGATTTTCCTGAGCGTGCCAGAGAACGCGGGTCCGGAGAAAGTGACGGAAGTACGCAAGCGGATCGATGATGTCCGGGCCCGACTTCGCAAGGGCGAGTCTTTTGAAGACCTGGCAATCCAGTTTTCTGAAGGGCCTGAAGCGGTCCGTGGTGGCGAGCTTGGTGTGCGGCCCGCCAGCGGATGGCCTGAGTTGTTTGTACAAAATGCACGTAGCCTGCAACCCGGCCAGATCAGCCGCGTGTTCCAGAGTCCGGCCGGGTTTCACATTCTGAAGGTCATTCGCCGGGCAGGGGGACAGGCACCGAAACCACCACCGCCACCTCCTCCACCAGAGCCACGCCGTGCGGAATTGCCGGATGGGCCTGTGATGGTCGATCAGACCAAAGCCAGTCACATCCTGATCAAGACTTCACCAGCCATGAGTGATGATGCGGCCAGGCAGCGTCTGGAGAACGCACGAAGCCGCATCGTTCAGGGTGGTGAGTCGTTCGCGGATGTGGCGCGCGTCGTTTCTGAGGATGCCTCCGCCCCTCAGGGTGGCGAGCTCGGCTGGGTCAACCCGGGGGAAACCGTTCCTTCGTTCGAGGAAGCGATGAACAAGCTCTCACCTGGTGAGATCAGTGAGCCAATCAAGTCGCCATTTGGCTGGCACATCATTCTGGTTGAGGAGCGTCGCACGCAAGACATGGCTGATCAGGCTCGCCGCAATTACGCACGGCAGATGTTGTTTGAGCGCCGGGCCGGTGCGCACTTCGATGCCTGGCTGCAGCAGATGCGTAATCAGGCCTACATAGACAACCGTCTGTTCAGGCAGTAA
- the glyS gene encoding glycine--tRNA ligase subunit beta — protein sequence MTATPTHAPNKASLLIELLTEELPPKALQRLSDAFAENVRQALSTRQLLSEASETTVFATPRRLAVRLSGVLDVAADQPFTEKLMPVKVGLDAQGQPTPALQKKLAAKGLQHLSVSDLEQIDDGKQMYLIAQGTAPGARLKDCLQGVVQDALSSLPIPKVMRYQLADGVTSVNFVRPAHALICLHGERVIPIEALGLQSGRETQGHRFLHPEPIVIESADQYETTLISQGHVVPSFTKRRDEIAHALEQAAAALNATTGNDPAVAALLDEVTALVEAPAVYVGEFEPRFLAVPQECLILTMRLNQKYFPLFDRVDGKLTHQFLIVSNMPIENPCAIIEGNQRVVRPRLADAEFFYTTDCKQQLADRTQALDHIVYHNKLGSQGARIERIRQVAAWIARKLGADQSHCERAALLAKADLTTLMVGEFPELQGIMGGYYARNDGEPESVVKAITTQYQIRWTEAVEPVDLPAIALFLAERAETLIGIWGIGLAPTGERDPFGLRRAALGMISAFEQLHNSAYLPLVDEPVMLLEDLLQAAWQTFEDSVSLERDTVGAVSAFIRERYRNQLASVYERSAVEAVFALSPALEQIVARIEATQAFMQSEAVQSLAAANKRIGNILKKSSITFPEIQESLLTEAAEASLAAQIQSIEPDVRDHMQQARFEQALAALAVLKQPVDQFFDEVMVMADDEHVRNNRLALLSRLHGMMNQVADISRLTP from the coding sequence ATGACTGCCACACCCACTCATGCCCCCAACAAGGCCTCATTGCTGATTGAACTGCTCACAGAAGAGTTGCCCCCAAAAGCGCTGCAACGCCTGAGTGACGCGTTTGCCGAGAATGTCAGACAGGCGTTGTCAACTCGCCAACTGCTTTCTGAAGCAAGCGAAACAACAGTGTTTGCAACACCACGCCGACTGGCTGTACGACTGTCGGGCGTTCTTGATGTCGCCGCGGACCAGCCCTTCACAGAGAAGCTCATGCCGGTGAAGGTTGGACTCGACGCACAAGGCCAGCCTACACCCGCGTTGCAGAAGAAGCTGGCTGCCAAAGGTCTGCAGCATCTGAGCGTAAGTGATCTCGAGCAGATTGATGATGGCAAGCAGATGTACCTGATTGCACAGGGCACCGCTCCCGGTGCCAGGCTCAAAGACTGCCTGCAAGGTGTCGTCCAGGACGCGCTGTCCAGTCTCCCTATTCCCAAAGTGATGCGTTATCAGCTCGCAGACGGCGTGACCAGTGTCAACTTCGTACGACCCGCCCATGCGCTCATATGCCTGCATGGGGAACGGGTAATCCCCATCGAAGCTCTGGGCCTTCAGTCAGGACGTGAAACCCAGGGACACCGCTTTCTGCATCCAGAGCCGATTGTCATCGAGTCTGCTGATCAGTATGAGACCACGCTCATCAGTCAAGGCCATGTCGTACCCAGCTTCACAAAGAGACGGGACGAGATTGCGCATGCGCTGGAGCAGGCTGCAGCTGCACTCAATGCGACAACAGGCAACGACCCGGCGGTCGCTGCTCTGCTTGACGAGGTGACTGCGCTGGTCGAGGCCCCGGCGGTCTATGTCGGCGAGTTCGAACCCAGATTTCTGGCGGTCCCCCAGGAATGCCTGATCCTGACCATGCGCCTGAATCAGAAGTACTTCCCGCTATTCGACCGGGTCGACGGCAAGCTCACGCACCAGTTTCTGATCGTCAGCAACATGCCCATCGAGAACCCATGCGCCATCATCGAAGGCAATCAGCGCGTGGTCAGGCCCCGTCTGGCCGATGCCGAGTTCTTCTACACGACGGACTGCAAACAGCAACTGGCAGATCGCACCCAGGCGCTCGATCACATCGTCTATCACAACAAGCTCGGCTCTCAGGGTGCCCGGATCGAGCGGATTCGTCAGGTCGCGGCCTGGATTGCCCGCAAACTGGGTGCTGATCAGTCTCATTGCGAGCGGGCCGCCTTGCTCGCAAAGGCAGATCTGACAACACTGATGGTCGGTGAATTCCCGGAACTGCAGGGCATCATGGGCGGATACTACGCCCGCAATGACGGTGAACCCGAATCGGTCGTCAAAGCCATCACCACTCAGTACCAGATTCGCTGGACAGAGGCAGTCGAACCCGTTGACCTGCCTGCCATTGCCCTGTTCCTGGCAGAACGTGCGGAGACCCTGATCGGCATCTGGGGGATCGGCCTGGCGCCGACCGGAGAGCGTGACCCGTTCGGCCTGCGCCGCGCAGCGCTTGGCATGATCAGTGCATTTGAACAACTCCACAACAGTGCCTACCTGCCGCTGGTGGACGAACCCGTCATGCTGCTTGAGGACCTCCTGCAGGCGGCATGGCAAACATTCGAAGACTCGGTATCGCTTGAGCGTGACACTGTGGGGGCTGTCAGTGCGTTCATTCGCGAGCGCTATCGCAATCAGCTCGCATCAGTCTATGAGCGTTCTGCCGTCGAAGCGGTTTTTGCGCTCTCTCCTGCTCTCGAGCAGATCGTCGCCCGTATTGAGGCCACGCAGGCATTCATGCAGAGCGAGGCGGTACAAAGCCTGGCCGCAGCCAACAAGCGGATTGGCAACATTCTGAAGAAATCGTCAATCACATTCCCGGAAATTCAGGAGTCGCTGCTGACGGAGGCGGCGGAAGCCTCACTGGCTGCGCAGATCCAGTCGATCGAGCCCGACGTGCGTGACCACATGCAGCAAGCCCGCTTTGAGCAGGCACTCGCGGCGCTGGCCGTGCTCAAGCAACCGGTTGACCAGTTCTTTGATGAGGTCATGGTCATGGCCGATGACGAGCATGTACGTAACAACCGGCTTGCACTCCTGTCACGACTGCACGGTATGATGAACCAGGTTGCCGACATTTCAAGGCTGACACCGTGA
- a CDS encoding lysophospholipid acyltransferase family protein, whose protein sequence is MAWIRASLYYLLLTVTVIPYAFFTLLCAPLPLHWRYRLTMGWPRMAIWGARVLCGVRWRIEGWENLPDGPAIVLSKHQSAWETLFLPSHMPREVCFVYKRELHRIPFFGWGLALLRMIPIDRAKGKEAFEQVVAAGQKRLDEGRWPILFPEGTRVAPGKMGRFKMGGALLSHRTGAPIIPIALNAGEVWPRHSFTKRPGTVTVSIGPAISPDGLSPEELNDKVYAWIETEMTRISSARPPRSRKSV, encoded by the coding sequence ATGGCCTGGATACGTGCTTCGCTCTATTACCTGCTACTGACGGTGACTGTCATTCCGTACGCCTTTTTCACCTTGCTGTGTGCTCCATTGCCTTTGCACTGGCGTTACCGACTGACCATGGGATGGCCAAGAATGGCAATCTGGGGTGCACGCGTACTGTGTGGCGTACGCTGGAGAATCGAGGGCTGGGAGAATCTTCCTGATGGACCGGCGATCGTTCTGTCCAAGCATCAATCCGCCTGGGAGACATTGTTTCTGCCCAGCCACATGCCCCGGGAAGTCTGCTTTGTATACAAGCGGGAACTGCATCGGATTCCATTTTTCGGGTGGGGGCTGGCTCTGTTGCGCATGATTCCTATCGATCGCGCGAAGGGCAAGGAAGCGTTCGAGCAGGTTGTGGCGGCTGGCCAGAAACGGCTCGATGAAGGCAGGTGGCCGATTCTTTTTCCGGAAGGTACCCGCGTCGCACCGGGCAAGATGGGACGTTTCAAGATGGGCGGTGCCTTGCTGTCTCATCGTACCGGAGCGCCCATCATTCCAATCGCGCTCAACGCTGGTGAAGTCTGGCCGCGCCACTCTTTCACCAAGAGGCCTGGTACTGTCACCGTCTCGATCGGTCCAGCGATTTCGCCAGACGGCCTGAGTCCGGAAGAACTCAATGACAAGGTCTATGCCTGGATTGAAACCGAGATGACCAGGATTTCCTCAGCTCGACCACCAAGATCCCGGAAATCAGTATGA
- the gmhB gene encoding D-glycero-beta-D-manno-heptose 1,7-bisphosphate 7-phosphatase, translated as MKLIILDRDGVINVDSVEYVKSPEEWIPLPGSLEAIARLHQAGWKIVVASNQSGLARGYFDAAMLNAMHQKCRQMLNALGGAIDAFFVCPHGPDEDCTCRKPKPGLFEAISQRFDKPLAGVPAVGDSLRDLQASALAGCNPWLVMTGNGTRYKDSPDLPPGTRQAADLAAVVDELLSKQAS; from the coding sequence GTGAAACTGATCATCCTTGACCGCGATGGCGTCATCAACGTGGATAGCGTCGAGTACGTCAAAAGTCCTGAAGAGTGGATTCCACTCCCCGGTAGTCTGGAGGCCATCGCCAGACTGCATCAGGCAGGCTGGAAGATTGTCGTGGCCTCCAATCAGTCCGGGCTTGCCAGAGGATACTTCGACGCTGCAATGTTGAATGCCATGCATCAGAAATGCCGGCAGATGCTCAATGCGCTAGGTGGTGCAATTGACGCGTTCTTCGTCTGCCCGCATGGCCCGGATGAAGACTGTACCTGCCGCAAGCCGAAACCCGGCCTCTTTGAGGCGATCTCACAGCGATTTGACAAGCCTCTCGCTGGCGTACCCGCTGTGGGCGATTCCTTGCGTGACCTGCAGGCAAGTGCTTTGGCTGGATGCAATCCATGGCTTGTCATGACGGGTAACGGCACGCGCTACAAGGATAGTCCGGACTTGCCGCCCGGTACACGACAGGCAGCAGACCTCGCTGCGGTGGTCGACGAACTACTCTCCAAGCAGGCGTCATGA
- the rsmA gene encoding 16S rRNA (adenine(1518)-N(6)/adenine(1519)-N(6))-dimethyltransferase RsmA, translating to MSRHQARARFGQNFLKDQVVIDSIVRAIDPQPQDRMVEIGPGLSALTVPLMARLDHLTVVEIDRDLAARLRQLAGPDRLTVIQQDALTVDFASMGDGLRLVGNLPYNISTPLLFAFLDAADHVKDQHFMLQREVVDRMVAREGSSDYSRLSVMLQYRYRMHKLFDVDPQAFEPAPKVVSAIVRMIPLPADRTRADDEALFGQVVQRAFSQRRKMLRRALGDWAGQVDWQSVGVEPTDRAEQVSVQGFIRLANDLARHVRPEASCA from the coding sequence GTGTCGCGTCATCAGGCAAGAGCGCGATTTGGTCAGAACTTCCTGAAAGATCAGGTGGTGATTGATTCGATCGTTCGTGCAATCGACCCGCAGCCACAGGATCGTATGGTCGAGATCGGACCCGGGCTGTCTGCGTTGACTGTCCCTCTGATGGCCAGGCTTGATCACCTGACCGTTGTCGAAATTGACAGAGATCTGGCGGCCCGCCTGCGTCAGCTTGCCGGGCCAGACAGACTGACTGTGATCCAGCAGGATGCACTGACTGTCGATTTTGCTAGTATGGGAGATGGTTTGCGTCTGGTCGGAAACCTTCCGTACAACATTTCAACGCCATTGCTCTTTGCCTTTCTGGATGCTGCCGATCATGTGAAAGATCAGCACTTTATGTTGCAACGCGAAGTGGTGGACAGAATGGTTGCCCGCGAGGGTAGCTCTGACTACAGTCGACTGTCCGTAATGCTGCAATATCGATACCGGATGCACAAGCTGTTCGATGTTGACCCCCAGGCATTTGAGCCCGCACCCAAAGTTGTTTCAGCGATTGTCCGCATGATTCCTCTCCCGGCTGATCGTACCCGGGCAGACGATGAGGCGCTTTTTGGCCAGGTTGTTCAAAGGGCATTCTCCCAGCGTCGAAAAATGTTGCGGCGGGCACTCGGTGACTGGGCTGGACAGGTTGATTGGCAATCTGTGGGCGTTGAGCCGACTGATCGGGCCGAACAGGTATCGGTTCAGGGGTTTATTCGGTTGGCCAACGATCTGGCCCGACACGTGCGCCCAGAAGCATCGTGCGCATGA
- a CDS encoding nucleoside recognition domain-containing protein, whose product MLNILWLTFFILGTIAGLTQWLWLGDADVLSRMVTSLFDMARVSVEIMVVLFGTLTLWLGLLRIAENAGLVNTLARWLSPLFARLMPEVPRGHPALGLITMNYAANGLGLDNAATPVGLRAMRELQTLNRKPDTASNAQILFLVLNTSSLTLLPVTIFMYRLQQGAPDPALVFLPILLATSASTLAGLLAVAWVQRLPLKDPVVLLYVGATALLISGILALAASVSATTLTHISTLTGNLAILVLIVLFLIMGAWRKVPVYESFVEGAKDGFNVARDLLPYLVAMLCAIGFLRASGALDFLLHLIRLLFEWIGTDTRFVDALPTALVKPFSGSAARGLMIETMQHHGVDSFAGLLSATVQGSTETTFYVLAVYFGSVGISRARHAVGCALVADLAGILAAIAVCYVFFANGLSP is encoded by the coding sequence ATGCTAAACATTCTCTGGCTGACTTTTTTTATCCTGGGAACCATTGCTGGTCTGACTCAATGGTTGTGGCTAGGCGACGCTGACGTCCTGTCGCGTATGGTCACCAGCCTGTTCGACATGGCCAGAGTGTCAGTCGAGATCATGGTGGTGCTCTTTGGAACCTTGACGCTCTGGCTTGGTCTGCTCAGGATTGCCGAGAATGCCGGTCTGGTCAACACCCTCGCACGCTGGCTCTCACCATTGTTTGCAAGGCTGATGCCGGAAGTGCCGCGAGGCCATCCGGCACTCGGCCTGATCACCATGAACTACGCAGCCAATGGCCTTGGTCTGGACAACGCGGCCACCCCTGTCGGACTGCGGGCCATGCGCGAGTTGCAGACACTGAATCGGAAGCCCGATACAGCAAGCAACGCACAGATTCTGTTCCTGGTGCTCAACACATCGTCCCTGACCCTGTTGCCGGTGACGATATTTATGTACCGTTTGCAGCAGGGCGCACCCGATCCGGCATTGGTGTTTCTGCCCATATTGCTCGCTACCAGTGCGTCCACGCTCGCAGGCTTGCTGGCAGTCGCCTGGGTACAGCGCCTGCCGCTAAAAGATCCTGTTGTCCTGCTCTATGTGGGTGCGACAGCCTTGCTGATCAGTGGGATTCTGGCATTGGCCGCCAGTGTCAGCGCCACCACCTTGACACACATCTCAACGCTCACCGGCAATCTGGCGATTCTGGTGCTTATCGTGCTGTTTCTCATCATGGGGGCCTGGCGAAAAGTCCCGGTTTACGAGAGCTTCGTCGAAGGCGCCAAGGATGGGTTCAACGTCGCCCGCGACCTCTTGCCCTATCTGGTTGCCATGCTGTGCGCCATCGGTTTCCTGCGTGCGTCCGGTGCCCTGGACTTTCTGCTTCATCTGATCCGTCTGCTGTTCGAATGGATCGGAACCGACACCCGCTTTGTCGATGCCCTGCCGACCGCGCTGGTCAAACCGTTCTCAGGGAGTGCAGCGAGAGGACTGATGATCGAGACCATGCAGCATCACGGTGTCGACAGCTTTGCCGGACTGCTGTCTGCGACCGTACAGGGCAGTACCGAGACAACCTTTTATGTTCTGGCCGTGTACTTCGGCTCAGTCGGCATCTCGAGAGCCCGCCATGCAGTCGGCTGTGCACTGGTTGCTGATCTTGCTGGCATACTGGCCGCAATCGCAGTCTGCTACGTATTCTTCGCCAATGGGCTCTCCCCATGA
- the gloA gene encoding lactoylglutathione lyase, which produces MRILHTMLRVGDLDRSIDFYTSVLGMRLLRRKDYPGGRFTLAFVGYQDESEGAVLELTHNWDTPTYDLGTGYGHIALQVENAAQACDRVREKGGKVTREAGPMKHGTTVIAFVEDPDGYKIEFIER; this is translated from the coding sequence ATGCGCATCCTTCACACCATGCTTCGCGTCGGCGACCTTGACCGTTCAATCGACTTCTACACCAGCGTTCTGGGCATGCGCCTGCTGCGCAGAAAGGACTATCCTGGCGGCCGTTTCACGCTCGCTTTTGTCGGCTATCAGGATGAGTCCGAAGGTGCAGTGCTGGAGTTGACTCACAACTGGGATACACCCACTTATGACCTTGGAACGGGATACGGCCATATCGCGCTCCAGGTTGAGAACGCTGCCCAAGCCTGTGACCGGGTACGAGAGAAAGGGGGCAAAGTGACCCGTGAAGCGGGTCCCATGAAGCACGGCACCACGGTGATTGCGTTTGTTGAGGATCCAGACGGCTACAAGATCGAGTTCATCGAGAGGTGA
- the glyQ gene encoding glycine--tRNA ligase subunit alpha produces the protein MLSFQQIILKLQDYWDQKGCALLQPYDMEVGAGTSHTATFLRAIGPEPWRAAYVQPSRRPKDGRYGENPNRLQHYYQYQVVLKPAPPDILDLYLGSLEAIGINPKEHDIRFVEDDWENPTLGAWGLGWEVWLNGMEVTQFTYFQQVGGIDCSPTTGEITYGLERLAMYLQDVQSVYDLIWTDRNGWRLTYGDVFHQNEVEQSTYNFEHANAQVLFQHFNDYEAQAKRLMEVPLALPAYEATLKAAHTFNLLDARGAISVTERAAYIGRIRNLSRAVAQAYYESREALGFPMLKSNEVKV, from the coding sequence ATGCTCTCATTTCAGCAAATCATTCTGAAGCTGCAGGATTACTGGGACCAGAAAGGGTGCGCCCTGCTGCAACCATATGACATGGAAGTCGGCGCAGGCACATCTCACACGGCAACATTCCTGCGAGCCATCGGCCCCGAACCCTGGCGCGCAGCTTATGTGCAGCCCTCGCGTCGTCCGAAGGATGGACGTTACGGCGAGAATCCTAACCGTCTGCAGCACTACTACCAGTATCAGGTGGTGCTCAAACCCGCCCCGCCAGACATCCTTGATCTGTATCTGGGCTCACTTGAGGCAATCGGCATCAATCCGAAGGAACACGACATCCGGTTTGTCGAGGACGACTGGGAAAATCCGACGCTCGGAGCCTGGGGCCTTGGATGGGAAGTATGGCTCAATGGAATGGAGGTGACTCAGTTCACCTACTTCCAGCAAGTGGGTGGCATCGACTGCAGCCCGACCACAGGCGAAATCACCTACGGCCTGGAGCGCCTGGCCATGTACCTGCAGGACGTCCAGAGCGTGTACGACCTGATCTGGACCGACCGCAACGGCTGGCGACTCACCTACGGTGACGTGTTTCACCAGAATGAAGTAGAGCAATCGACCTACAATTTCGAACATGCCAATGCGCAAGTTCTGTTTCAGCACTTCAACGACTACGAAGCGCAGGCCAAACGTCTGATGGAAGTGCCGCTGGCTCTGCCCGCTTACGAAGCGACGCTCAAGGCCGCACATACGTTCAACCTGCTCGATGCCCGCGGCGCCATTAGTGTCACAGAGCGAGCCGCTTATATTGGCCGGATCCGTAACCTGTCACGCGCGGTCGCCCAGGCCTATTACGAATCAAGAGAAGCACTCGGGTTTCCCATGCTCAAGTCGAACGAGGTCAAGGTTTGA